Proteins encoded in a region of the Lepidochelys kempii isolate rLepKem1 chromosome 24, rLepKem1.hap2, whole genome shotgun sequence genome:
- the VPS72 gene encoding vacuolar protein sorting-associated protein 72 homolog — protein MSLAGGRAPRRTAGNRLAGLLNAEEDEFYQTTYGGFTEESGDDEYKGDQSDSDDEVDSDFDIDEGDEPASDQDDDEPKRKRRVVTKAYKEPIKSLRPKKPDTASSSSQKAREEKSAPLELQDEVGDSRKYMRQSTTEHTRQTFLRVQERQVQSKRKKGGQNYDRPLTQEELLEEAKITEEINLRSLETYERLEADKRKHVQKKRKCVGPVIRYYSGTMPLITDLGVKEENVDVEGLDQDTQQTAEAPQASASQAGKCSRTFITFSDDETFERFFPKAKQPKLPVKEICPVTHKPAVYRDPITDIPYSNIRAFKIIREAYKKYITAHGLPNAAASAALGSGPPATDPNVRATRQKIIIKQTVPAT, from the exons ATGAGCCTGGCGGGGGGTAGGGCGCCGCGCCGCACGGCGGGGAACCGGCTGGCGGGGCTGCTGAATGCCGAGGAGGATGAGTTCTACCAGACCACCTACGGGGGCTTCACGGAG GAGTCGGGAGATGACGAGTACAAAGGCGACCAGTCGGACAGTGACGACGAAGTGGACTCTGACTTTGACATTGACGAGGGCGACGAGCCGGCCAGTGACCAGGATGATGACGAGCCCAAGAGGAAACGCAGGGTGGTCACCAAGGCTTACAAG GAGCCCATCAAAAGCCTGAGACCCAAGAAGCCCGATAcggcttccagcagctcccagaaggCGCGAGAGGAGAAGTCTGCGCCCCTGGAACTCCAGGATGAAGTGGGAGACA GCCGCAAGTACATGCGCCAGTCGACTACGGAGCACACACGCCAGACCTTCCTGCGTGTCCAGGAGCGTCAGGTGCAGTCGAAGCGCAAGAAGGGGGGGCAGAACTATGACAGGCCGCTGACgcaggaggagctgctggaggaggcCAAGATCACAGAGGAGATTAACCTGCGGTCTCTGG AAACCTACGAGCGGCTGGAAGCTGACAAGAGGAAGCATGTGCAGAAGAAGCGGAAGTGCGTGGGGCCGGTGATCCGCTACTACTCGGGGACCATGCCGCTGATCACTGACCTCGGGGTGAAGGAGGAGAATGTGGATGTGGAAGG gttgGATCAAGACACGCAGCAAACAGCAGAGGCTCCCCAGGCTTCCGCCTCCCAGGCTGGCAAATGCTCTCGCACCTTCATCACCTTCAGCGACGACGAGACCTTTGAGCGCTTCTTCCCTAAGGCCAAGCAGCCCAAGCTGCCCGTGAAGGAGATCTGCCCCGTCACGCACAAGCCGGCCGTCTACCGGGACCCCATCACCGACATCCCCTACTCCAACATCCGGGCCTTCAAAATCATCCGTGAGGCCTACAAGAAATACATCACTGCCCATGGGCTGCCCAACGCGGCAGCTTCCGCGGCCCTGGGGTCAGGGCCGCCAGCAACGGATCCAAATGTCCGGGCGACCAGGCAGAAAATCATCAtcaaacaaaccgtcccggccacATAA